The following coding sequences lie in one Equus przewalskii isolate Varuska chromosome 25, EquPr2, whole genome shotgun sequence genomic window:
- the LOC139079356 gene encoding acyl-coenzyme A thioesterase 1-like codes for MLASSPAVLRTAALGRWGPKSWARLPGCPKLRPANPVSWVPARKSATVTVEPAGRCLWDEPVRIAVRGLAPGQPVTLRASLRDEKGALFRAHARYRADATGQLDLERGPALGGSFAGLEPMGLLWALEPEKPLLRLVKRDVQTPFAVQLEVLDGHEPEAGRLLGRAVHERAFLGPGVRREPVRAGRVRATLFLPPEPGPFPGIVDVFGAGGGLLEYRASLLAGKGFAVMALAYYNYDDLPKSIESLHLEYFEEAVNCLLSHPQVKGPGVGLLGISKGGDLCLSMASFLKGITATVIINGSVANVGGALHYKGETLPPVGINPKRVKVTSEGFADILDVLNSPLEGPDQKSFIPVERAESAFLFLVGQDDHNWKSEFYASEASKRLQAHGKERPQIICYPGAGHYIEPPYFPMCPASMHTLVGRPVIWGGEPRAHAMAQVDAWKQLQAFFHKHLGGKELG; via the exons ATGTTGGCCTCATCTCCCGCTGTCCTGCGAACGGCTGCACTCGGCCGATGGGGCCCAAAGAGCTGGGCGCGGCTGCCGGGCTGTCCTAAGCTGAGGCCTGCCAACCCGGTCTCGTGGGTTCCTGCTCGGAAGTCGGCGACGGTGACCGTGGAGCCCGCGGGCCGCTGCCTCTGGGACGAGCCCGTGCGCATCGCCGTGCGCGGCCTGGCCCCGGGGCAGCCGGTCACGCTGCGCGCGTCCCTGCGCGACGAGAAGGGCGCGCTCTTCCGGGCCCACGCGCGCTACCGCGCCGACGCCACGGGCCAGCTGGACCTGGAGCGCGGGCCCGCGCTGGGCGGCAGCTTCGCGGGGCTCGAGCCCATGGGGCTCCTCTGGGCCCTGGAGCCCGAGAAGCCCCTGCTGCGGCTGGTGAAGCGGGACGTGCAGACGCCGTTCGCCGTGCAGCTGGAGGTGCTCGACGGCCACGAGCCCGAGGCCGGGCGGCTGCTGGGCCGGGCGGTGCACGAGCGCGCCTTCCTGGGCCCCGGGGTGCGGCGGGAGCCGGTGCGCGCGGGCCGGGTGCGCGCCACGCTCTTCCTGCCGCCAG AACCTGGACCCTTTCCTGGGATTGTGGACGTTTTTGGAGCTGGAGGTGGCCTTCTGGAATATCGAGCTAGTCTGCTGGCTGGGAAGGGTTTTGCTGTGATGGCTCTGGCCTATTACAACTATGACGACCTCCCCAAGAGCATAGAGAGCCTCCACCTGGAGTACTTTGAGGAAGCTGTGAACTGCCTGCTTAGTCACCCTCAG GTAAAGGGTCCAGGAGTTGGGCTGCTTGGCATTTCCAAGGGGGGCGATCTCTGCCTCTCCATGGCCTCATTCCTGAAGGGCATCACTGCCACCGTCATAATCAATGGCTCTGTGGCCAACGTTGGAGGCGCCTTGCACTACAAGGGGGAGACTCTGCCCCCTGTAGGCATCAACCCAAAGCGAGTCAAAGTGACCAGTGAGGGCTTTGCAGACATTTTGGATGTCCTCAACAGCCCTTTGGAAGGACCCGACCAGAAGAGCTTCATTCCTGTGGAAAGGGCTGAGAGTGCCTTCCTGTTCCTTGTAGGTCAGGATGACCACAACTGGAAGAGTGAATTCTATGCCAGTGAGGCCTCTAAACGCTTACAGGCGCATGGTAAGGAGAGGCCGCAGATCATCTGTTACCCAGGGGCGGGGCACTACATAGAGCCTCCTTACTTCCCCATGTGCCCGGCTTCCATGCACACCTTGGTGGGCCGTCCTGTCATCTGGGGAGGGGAGCCCAGGGCTCATGCCATGGCCCAGGTGGATGCTTGGAAGCAGCTGCAGGCTTTCTTCCACAAACACTTGGGTGGCAAAGAGTTAGGGTGA